In Desulfosporosinus youngiae DSM 17734, the genomic stretch TGCTTATATCCGGGAAAATCGGCAACACAAATGCTATGAGACCACTTGAAGTTGTAGTTATTAATCAAAAAGAGGTTGTTCCTTGGCATTTCCCCCCCAGATATGAATTCATGTATGGCGAGTGGCTAAGAGAGCAGTTTGAAAAGGGAGAAATTCCTCAACCAACGTATGATCCGGATTTAGCAATTCTTCTGGCTCAAGTAAGAAAACATAGCGTTAATCTTTTCGGACCCAAAGCAACGGAAGTACTTGAGCCTGTACCAATAAGAGATATTCGAAGAGCTATTAAAGAATCTTTACCTGGGTTGATAGCGGATATTAAAGGTGACGAACGCAATGTGATTTTAACGTTAGCCAGAATGCTGCTGACAGCCTCTACCGGTGAAATTCGCTCAAAAGATCGGGCGGCAGAATGGGTAATACCTCAATTGCCTCCTGAGCAGGCAGCTTTACTCAACTTAGCCGGCAAAGCCTATCGAGGAGAGTATCTTGATAAGTGGGAAGGGCTGGAGTCCGAGGTGGCTTCACTGGTTAATGATCTGAAAAAGTCAATAGAGTCTTGTCTTAATATCTGAGAACATTTCAATTTCAAATCCGCTCGGGGGTTCCGGGGGGAGCAGGGCTTGGCCTGGCCATCTGTCAAGCGCAGCTCATTCTTCCGATGATTTTATCAAGCGCCTGATCGCTTTGCCCGGAGATACGGTGGAAATCCGCGATCATAAGACCTATATTAACAGGCAGGTTATTGATGAGCCTTATGTGGCGGAACCTCAGATTAAAACTATGGAACCGGTGGTGGTTCCGGAAGGGAACGTCTTTGTAATGGGCGATAATCGCAATTACAGCAACGACTCCCGGGAATATGAAGCAATTCCAGCCTCGCAACGTTAAATCCACCTGATTCAGCCAGGTGTGTTGTTTAATTAATCAGAATAGAGTCGGGATTAATATTTATGAATAGACGTGATTTAACGCTTGCCTTATTGGTTGTAACAGTCAATAAGGGTGGTAAGGAGGTAATGGTGTGTGAGTGATTTCATTGACAGACTGAAACGTGGTAAAAAGGCCATCCAACAGGCAATGGATAAAAGAGGGGAGTTTCGGGCAGGGGGAAAGCAAATTGTCTGTCCACATTGCAGCAATGTTTTATTCGAAAAAGGTGAAGCCCAACTGAATACACAGGGGGCTACTTTTTTAGGTTTAGATTGGCTGAATAAATCAGCTTCTCTTTTAGTATGTACAAATTGCGGTCTTATCCAGTGGTTTATCATCCAACTGGAGAAAATTCAGAAAAGCCAAGATTAAATGTTAGTCTGAACAAGACTTGCTGCTGTTGGCCTATACGGAAATTGAACAAAAGCAGTCAAGCTAAAAAAACTTGGGTTGTTGCATATAAGTTAAGAGGGGGGATTGGATGAGGAAAACGATGGCCTATCTAGGCTATGGATTAGGTCTGATGCTGCTTGTGTATTATGGCTTGGATTATCAGGAAGCACTGCATATTGAAGCAGGCAGAAACTATGACCCGTTTCCATTAATGCAGTTTAGTTATGTTTATTCCCTGGTGATTGGTATGTATATTGCTTTGCCTGGATTTATAAGGAGAATGACCCTGAAAGGAACGTTATCTGTTAACTGGTTAAAGATCTTGATTCTCGGAATACCGATGTTGTTAATCAGTGCTTCAGGTATCCTGTTTTATTATTCCGTTTCATCGCAGCTTAATTCATTAATCAGATGGGTATATCTCAAGTATAATATGACGGGAACCATTTTAATTGGAGTAGCTTGCGGATACACCTTACTAAACTCGATTGTCAAAAAAGAGAGCGAACAGGACATTGTCCCGGTTGTTAAGTCTCGCATTGCCAAAATCGCTGTCCTGCTTATCTTAGGATCTTCTTTACTTTATGTTGCTTTGAGCGGATTCCTTCATCCTATGAAGCTTGTGGATGTTCAAGCGGAAATTGTAACAAATGATGACCAAACCGGATATTTAGCCAACGATGGAAAGGATAAAGTTTACTTTATACGCACAGAGATTAATTACCGGTTGAAGTTCGAGAATATGCCGGTCCGATCTATCAGGCAACTGGGTGAGGAGCTCCAGATAAAGGTTGAACCTCAAGAAGAATTACGCAGCTTATTTTCAGAGGATATTTTTAAGCAACCGGATGGCCATGGGCTTTCCGGCAGCGGTAAGGAGAAGGAAATAACCCTTACCTACACAATCGGATCCATTGACCCGGAAGGCAATAATGTTGATATACCTCCGCCCTCCCCGGAGGTTTTGGAAGAGATCCAGGATCGTTTATATAATGCTGAATTAGTCGTAGAGCTTAGTGATACGGATACAAAAAGATAAAATTTATTGGATTATAAAGGGAATTAGCTCTTAAACTAAGCAATGGTTTCTATGATTGGAGATTAAAGAGGTAAGCATAGCTGTTTGTTTTTCCCGCGTTTTTGTCCCTGGCATCAACTGTTATTATCGGTGCTCGCCGATTTCATCGTGGCCATGATGTGCGGACACTTGATTGATTTTTGCTTGTATAGTAGAATATTAGAAATTACTTAATTATTGATACATTATTTCCATATAAAATCACGGAGGTAGGATATTTTTGGACATGCCCCCTGGAAACAGTTACATAAGCATATGCGCAGTAAAAACGAGGAGATAAGTATGGAAAAAAAAGCAAAACAGATCGCAGAGCTTTTGAAAGTATTAGCTAATGAAAACCGTTTGCTGATTTTGTGTGTGTTGATGAAAGAGCCCCAAACTGTCGGCAAAATCGCTGAGAAAGTCCCTAATATTACACAGTCGGCATTATCACAGCACTTGGCGCTTTTGAAAGCCCATAGGATACTGGATTTTACTAAAAATGGTCAAAACATTACCTATTCCATCGCTGACCACAGGGTCGAGGAAATTATCCAAATACTGAAAAAACATTATTGTGATTTTAGGGAGGATAAAAACTATGCTGAATAAGCTTGAAAACCCGGAGCGGGTTACAGAATTAAATCCTAAGGAAACCCTAATCAAAATAGGGCTGTCAGGGCATGACGTGTTGTGTGACATAGGTGCCGGAACAGGTATATTTACTTATGCTGCTGCCGGAATTACGGCAGACACTATTTATGCCATTGAAATATCAGAGGCAATGCGTGAGATATTACACTTAAAAAACAATATCCCAAATGTCAGGATAGAAGATTCCGTTCAGAAAGTTCCAACAGACTCTTGTGATGTTGTGCTGCTATGCACAGTTTTGCATGAATTGGACAACATCCCTGCTATGATGCAGGAAATAAAACGCATTATGAAACATAACGGGGTATTGGCAATCATTGAATTTCATAAAGAAGTAACGCCTATGGGGCCGCCTGTGGAGCGCAGAATTTCTGAAAGGGAGACAGTTGAAACCTTAAGTATCAATGAATTTGTAAAAATTAAGGGGCATAAATTAGGCGGAAATTTTTATTGTTTGGTTTTTAAACAGGCAAAGGTGTATTAGTATGCAATTTATTCTGTTATTTTTAGAAGGTATTATTACCTTCATATCACCTTGTCTTTTGCCCATGCTGCCTATCTATGTATCGTATTTTGCAGCAGGTGAAGTCAA encodes the following:
- the ant(9) gene encoding aminoglycoside nucleotidyltransferase ANT(9), whose product is MRIGLNNKEIPKEAIGALEIIEELLDSDSVLVGVYLYGSAVTEGLRINSDVDILVVMNHSLSERTRRELTDRLMLISGKIGNTNAMRPLEVVVINQKEVVPWHFPPRYEFMYGEWLREQFEKGEIPQPTYDPDLAILLAQVRKHSVNLFGPKATEVLEPVPIRDIRRAIKESLPGLIADIKGDERNVILTLARMLLTASTGEIRSKDRAAEWVIPQLPPEQAALLNLAGKAYRGEYLDKWEGLESEVASLVNDLKKSIESCLNI
- a CDS encoding ArsR/SmtB family transcription factor, whose amino-acid sequence is MEKKAKQIAELLKVLANENRLLILCVLMKEPQTVGKIAEKVPNITQSALSQHLALLKAHRILDFTKNGQNITYSIADHRVEEIIQILKKHYCDFREDKNYAE
- the lepB gene encoding signal peptidase I: MSSAAHSSDDFIKRLIALPGDTVEIRDHKTYINRQVIDEPYVAEPQIKTMEPVVVPEGNVFVMGDNRNYSNDSREYEAIPASQR
- a CDS encoding class I SAM-dependent methyltransferase; translated protein: MLNKLENPERVTELNPKETLIKIGLSGHDVLCDIGAGTGIFTYAAAGITADTIYAIEISEAMREILHLKNNIPNVRIEDSVQKVPTDSCDVVLLCTVLHELDNIPAMMQEIKRIMKHNGVLAIIEFHKEVTPMGPPVERRISERETVETLSINEFVKIKGHKLGGNFYCLVFKQAKVY